The Effusibacillus lacus sequence GTGGGAAAAGATACCCGGATTTCAGGAGACATGCTGGAGGCAGCCCTGATAGCCGGGATTTTGTCGATTGGGGCTGACGCAGTTCGTGTGGGTGTGGTATCGACACCGGGTGTGGCATACCTGACCCGATCATTGAAAGCAGATGCGGGAGTTATGATTTCCGCTTCCCACAATCCGGTTGCGGATAACGGAATCAAATTTTTTGGCGGGGATGGTTTTAAGCTGACTGACCAGGTGGAGAACGAGATTGAATCGTTGCTTACAGGGGAGGATCAGATGCCCCGTCCCACCGCTGGTGACATTGGCCGGGCGGAAGAACTGCCCGATGCCTCGGCAATCTATGCCGATTACTTGAAGACTACGATTTCGAACCGGTTTGATGGCCTGAAGGTGGTGCTGGACTGCGGCAATGGAGCTGCCTATCAGTTGGCTCCGACAGTGTTTCATCAACTTGGGGCAGAAGTTATAGCCATCCATGCGGAGCCAAATGGAGTAAACATTAATGTGAAGTGCGGATCCACCTACCCGGATGTGGTACGTGACGCGGTGTTGAAGCATGGTGCGGATATCGGGCTGTCATTTGACGGGGACGCGGATCGATTGATTGCCATTGATGAAAAAGGACAGCTGGTGGACGGCGACTATGTGATGGCGATTCTTGGCCGTGCCCTCAAAGCGAAGGGCGAGCTTGCGAATAATACTATAGTATCGACCGTCATGAGCAACGTTGGGTTTGTGAAAGCAGCCAAAGAGATTGGGATCGAACTGGTTCGCACAGCTGTTGGCGACCGTTATGTTATGGAAGCCATGCGGGAAGGCGGTTATGTCCTGGGAGGAGAACAATCCGGCCACATCATTATGCTGAAACACAACACGACGGGAGATGGAATCCTTACGGCTCTCCAATTGACAGACGTAATGGTTGGAGAAGGGAAACCGCTGTCGGAACTCCGTTCCATTATGCGTTCCTATCCGCAGGTGTTGGTGAACGTGCGGGTTTCAAGCAAAGCAGGCTGGGATCAGAACGCAGCCATTCAGGAAGCGATTCGCAGTGTGGAGGCAGAATTGGGCGACGAGGGGCGCGTGCTGGTGCGTCCGTCCGGAACGGAACCTCTGATTCGTGTGATGGCGGAAGGGCCTGATGAGCAAATTGTGCAGGAATTTGCCGTCAGGATCGCGAATGTAGTCCGTAAGGAACTAGGAGCCAGGGGTTGATCGGTTCAATTGCCTTGCATGGGAAGAAAACTTGGGGCGCGCCAAGAATGGCGGTCCCCGAGTTTTCGTCTTGGTTCAGTGGCACAACATGAGGGGATGTTGAATATGATACGTATAATGCTATCAGGAGGTGGTGTGTATCGAGAGGTAGGAATTTAAGATTTGAGCATTCTCATACAGAAAGGAGGATCGAGGAAGCAGTAAGCTCGATCTAGCGCCTGGACTGCAGGGCTGCCCTTGCAGTTGACGCGGAGGAGGTTTAGCGAACGGTTCGGCGGGTGCCTCCCGGCAGATTGACCCTCTGCCGCAAGAGTGTGTTTGAAATCCGGCGGGTGACCACCGGGACAAAAACACCTCAAGGGGATGAACAGGGAAACACAACCTGCTTGCCATTTGCAAGCGGGATGGATTCGCATTGCCAATTTTGCCTGATTACGGATTGAATACAACATTAGCGCTATCTATCGGGAGGTTTAACGTATTCCATGTGTGGAATTGTTGGATATATTGGACATCGACAAGCTCAAGACGTACTGATTAACGGACTCAGCAAACTGGAGTATCGCGGGTACGATTCTGCCGGTATTGCCATCTATGACAGCGGTTCGATTCATCTGCAAAAATCGGTTGGACGCCTGGCCACCCTTGAAGAACGGGTGAAGGGGGATCTGGTGCTTGTCGGTTCCCAGGGAATCGGCCATACCCGCTGGGCAACCCACGGCCGCCCATCCGATGACAATGCGCATCCCCATACGGATGAAGCGGGACGTTTCGTTGTCGTTCATAACGGAATTATCGAGAATTACCTGGAACTGCGTGAGGAACTGATTGCCAAAGGCCACGTATTCCAATCGGAAACCGATACGGAAGTGGTTGTGCACCTGATTGAGGAACTGTATCAAGGGGATCTCTTCAAAACAGTGGTGCAGGTTCTGAAGCGAATTCACGGTGCATTCGCCCTTGCCATCATGGCCCAGGATGAACCGGGCAAGCTGATTGCCGTTCGCAAGCAGAGCCCGCTGATCATCGGCCTTGGCGAAGGCGAAAACTTCATTGCCTCCGACATTCCGGCCATTCTTGAATATACCCGCAAGACTTACATCATGGACGATGGGGAACTTGCGGTCATTACCGCTGATGGCGTGGAGTGCTTCACGTTTGAAGGCAATCCGACCGTTAAAGAAGTATTCAACGTAACTTGGGACGCTGCCGCAGCAGAAAAAGGCGGCTATGAACACTTCATGTTGAAAGAAATCTATGAACAGCCAAAAGCGATCCGCGATACCCTCACCGGCCGTATCTCGGAGGATGGACAACGGGTGATCCTGAAAGAGCTGGACTGGACTCCCGAACAAGCCGGATCCATTGACAGAATTCACATTGTGGCTTGCGGCACCTCGTGGCATGCAGGTCTTGTGGGCAAGACCGTCATTGAGAAATTGACCCGCATCCCGGTGGATGTGGAGATCGCCTCCGAATACCGGTATCGTGACCCGATCGTAACGGAAAACACCCTGGTGGTTGTAATCTCCCAATCCGGGGAAACGCTTGACACACTTACCGCACTGCGGGAATCCAAGCAGCGCGGACTCCGCGTCCTGGCCATCACCAACGTGCTGGGATCCTCGGTCAACCGGGAAGCTGACAATACGATTATTACCATGGCAGGTCCCGAGATTGCGGTTGCATCAACCAAGGCTTACACCACACAGGTAATCGCCCTGTATCTGTTTGCTTGCTACATGGCGCAACTGCGCGGATCTGTAGGCGCACCGCAAGTTCCGGAGATCCTGACCGCCCTGAAGGGGCTGCCGGAGTTGGCGGAGAAAGTTCTGCAAACGGCGCCGGCCATTGAGGGATTTGCCCGCCGTTATGCGGACAAGGAAGACGCGTTCTTCATCGGCCGTGGCCTTGACTATGCGGTTTCCCTGGAAGGCTCCTTGAAGCTGAAGGAGATCTCTTACATTCACGCCGAAGCGTATGCAGCCGGCGAATTGAAGCACGGAACCCTGGCTTTGATTACCGAAGGAGTTCCGGTAATCGCACTGGTCACTCAAGACGACCTGTATGAGAAGACCGTCTCCAACATCGTGGAAGTCAAAGCCCGCGACGCCTATGTACTGGCGCTGACCTGGCAGGGGGACACCAACATCCGGAAGACTGCGGATGAAGTCATAACCATCCCGCGCACCTTGCCGTTCCTGGCACCGGTTCTGGCGGTCATTCCGCTGCAGCTGCTGGCTTACTATGCGTCGGTGGCTCGAGGCAACGACGTGGATAAGCCCCGGAATTTGGCTAAGAGTGTGACGGTGGAGTAAAAAAGGAGCCTCCCTTCGGGGGGTTGTGTTCCGGGAAAATAAAGTATTAGACTGAAAAATAAACTTTTAGACCCCCATGCCGCTAATGCGGCACCAGCGGAAGGATGAAAATCATCCTGTATAGAATACTACTCCTACGGCTGGCGAAGGTAGGTCGTAAGTCTATGGTGCCTCGAGCCCGTGTTTTAGACAGGCCACAACGACCAGGTGCACCACGGATTGTTGCTCCATGTTGGAAGCACGCAGGGTAGATTAACCCGTTATGGTTGTTGCACCAGCCTCAATATACTTCAGCCGTAGAAGGGATGTATCGCGATGGATGTTGTTTATGAACGCTGCTGCGGGCTGGATGTTCATAAAAAGAGCATCACCGCATGCATCATGACGCCTGACGGAAAAGAGATTCAAACATTTGGTACAATGACCGAGGACCTCCTCTCACTCGTGGATTGGATTAAAAGCAAAGGCTGCACCCATGTTGCAATGGAAAGCACCGGAGTGTACTGGAAACCCATTTATAATCTCCTCGAATTGGAAGAGATTCAGACACTGGTTGTGAACGCCCAGCATATCAAAGCCGTACCCGGTCGGAAAACCGATGTGAAAGATGCAGAATGGATTGCCAATTTATTACGGCACGGCTTATTGCAAGGCAGCTACATTCCTGACCGCAAACAGAGGGAGTTGCGTGAACTCATCCGTTACCGCCGCAGCCTCATTGACGAGCGGGCGCGAGAGGTCAACCGCATCCAGAAAGTACTGGAAGGAGCGAATATTAAGCTTTCTTCAGTCGCTACAAATGTTTTGGGCAAGTCGGGCCGTGCCATGATGGAAGCCATGATTCAAGGTG is a genomic window containing:
- the glmM gene encoding phosphoglucosamine mutase, whose product is MGRLFGTDGVRGVANTELTAELAYRLGRAGAFVLTRGKDKAKIVVGKDTRISGDMLEAALIAGILSIGADAVRVGVVSTPGVAYLTRSLKADAGVMISASHNPVADNGIKFFGGDGFKLTDQVENEIESLLTGEDQMPRPTAGDIGRAEELPDASAIYADYLKTTISNRFDGLKVVLDCGNGAAYQLAPTVFHQLGAEVIAIHAEPNGVNINVKCGSTYPDVVRDAVLKHGADIGLSFDGDADRLIAIDEKGQLVDGDYVMAILGRALKAKGELANNTIVSTVMSNVGFVKAAKEIGIELVRTAVGDRYVMEAMREGGYVLGGEQSGHIIMLKHNTTGDGILTALQLTDVMVGEGKPLSELRSIMRSYPQVLVNVRVSSKAGWDQNAAIQEAIRSVEAELGDEGRVLVRPSGTEPLIRVMAEGPDEQIVQEFAVRIANVVRKELGARG
- the glmS gene encoding glutamine--fructose-6-phosphate transaminase (isomerizing), with protein sequence MCGIVGYIGHRQAQDVLINGLSKLEYRGYDSAGIAIYDSGSIHLQKSVGRLATLEERVKGDLVLVGSQGIGHTRWATHGRPSDDNAHPHTDEAGRFVVVHNGIIENYLELREELIAKGHVFQSETDTEVVVHLIEELYQGDLFKTVVQVLKRIHGAFALAIMAQDEPGKLIAVRKQSPLIIGLGEGENFIASDIPAILEYTRKTYIMDDGELAVITADGVECFTFEGNPTVKEVFNVTWDAAAAEKGGYEHFMLKEIYEQPKAIRDTLTGRISEDGQRVILKELDWTPEQAGSIDRIHIVACGTSWHAGLVGKTVIEKLTRIPVDVEIASEYRYRDPIVTENTLVVVISQSGETLDTLTALRESKQRGLRVLAITNVLGSSVNREADNTIITMAGPEIAVASTKAYTTQVIALYLFACYMAQLRGSVGAPQVPEILTALKGLPELAEKVLQTAPAIEGFARRYADKEDAFFIGRGLDYAVSLEGSLKLKEISYIHAEAYAAGELKHGTLALITEGVPVIALVTQDDLYEKTVSNIVEVKARDAYVLALTWQGDTNIRKTADEVITIPRTLPFLAPVLAVIPLQLLAYYASVARGNDVDKPRNLAKSVTVE